One Prolixibacteraceae bacterium DNA segment encodes these proteins:
- a CDS encoding protein-tyrosine-phosphatase, producing MNWKEVIANADLSSITEERRQVLKSVIEYVQNKVNNHEIPVLNYVCTHNSRRSQLSQIWGYASAAFYGIEIVSYSGGVEVTAFNERAVKEVKNCGFDVAIKEQNGDNPIYEVSLGEDIPSITMFSKVFDDVSNSQRPFAAIMTCDHADENCPFIPDAEVRLPVRYEDPKKFDDTDKETEMYHTRSIEIMTEMKYLFSQIKR from the coding sequence ATGAATTGGAAAGAAGTCATAGCAAATGCAGACTTGTCATCGATTACTGAAGAGAGAAGACAAGTACTCAAATCTGTTATTGAATATGTACAAAATAAAGTCAATAACCACGAGATCCCTGTTCTAAACTATGTGTGTACACATAACTCACGTAGAAGTCAACTGTCTCAAATATGGGGGTATGCATCAGCAGCATTTTATGGTATCGAAATTGTAAGCTATTCTGGAGGTGTAGAGGTTACTGCATTCAATGAAAGAGCTGTTAAAGAAGTGAAAAACTGTGGATTTGACGTAGCTATAAAAGAGCAGAATGGAGACAATCCGATCTATGAAGTATCGTTAGGAGAGGATATCCCATCAATTACAATGTTCTCTAAAGTTTTCGATGATGTTTCTAATAGCCAAAGGCCTTTTGCAGCTATTATGACTTGTGACCATGCAGATGAGAATTGTCCATTCATTCCTGATGCAGAAGTACGATTGCCTGTTCGATATGAGGACCCAAAAAAGTTTGATGACACAGATAAAGAGACTGAGATGTATCACACTCGTTCTATCGAAATAATGACAGAGATGAAGTATCTATTTTCTCAAATAAAAAGATAA
- a CDS encoding metalloregulator ArsR/SmtB family transcription factor yields MGITKSDLFTTEQNQIAAYTKVLGHPARIAIIEQIIQEGQCINKSLVKELGLSQASISQHLKELKSAGLIQGTIEGQSVHYCLNTRNWAILEEKMQKIFKAINNQNIHCKI; encoded by the coding sequence ATGGGAATCACAAAGTCAGATTTGTTTACTACAGAACAGAACCAAATTGCTGCTTATACTAAAGTATTAGGGCATCCAGCAAGAATTGCAATAATCGAACAGATTATACAAGAGGGGCAATGTATCAATAAGTCCTTAGTAAAAGAGTTGGGATTATCTCAAGCATCAATAAGTCAACATCTAAAAGAGCTTAAAAGTGCAGGTCTTATTCAAGGTACTATTGAAGGACAGAGTGTACACTACTGTTTAAATACTCGCAATTGGGCAATATTGGAAGAGAAGATGCAAAAAATATTTAAGGCAATTAATAATCAGAATATCCACTGTAAAATCTAA